A window from Pseudomonas campi encodes these proteins:
- a CDS encoding UDP-N-acetylmuramoyl-L-alanyl-D-glutamate--2,6-diaminopimelate ligase — MPMPLNQLLPQAQSATLIRELTLDSRKVRPGDLFLAVPGTAQDGRLHIADAVARGAAAVAYEAEGAPKMTAHSAELLPIKGLVGQLSAIAGRFYGEPSRALRLVGVTGTNGKTSVSQLLAQALDQLGEPCGIVGTLGTGFYESLESGRHTTPDPVAVQAILADLKQAGARAMAMEVSSHGLEQGRVAALDFDVAVFTNLSRDHLDYHGSMEAYGAAKAKLFAWPDLRCRVINLDDAFGRQLAAESHESRLISYSLDNRDAYIYCREASFDDHGVRARLVTPQGEGNLRSPLLGRFNLSNLLAVVGALLGLNYPLDEILALLPQLQGPVGRMQRFGGGQLPLVVVDYAHTPDALEKVLEALRPHVTGRLLCLFGCGGDRDSGKRPLMAQVAERLADGVLVTDDNPRTEDPAQIVADIRAGFAKPEQVEFIHGRGQAIAQLIAAAKTGDVVVLAGKGHEDYQEINGVRQPFSDLIETTKALQAWEVAHA; from the coding sequence ATGCCCATGCCACTCAATCAACTGTTGCCCCAGGCCCAGTCGGCCACGCTGATTCGCGAACTGACCCTGGACAGCCGCAAGGTGCGTCCCGGCGACCTGTTCCTCGCCGTGCCCGGTACTGCCCAGGATGGTCGCCTGCATATCGCCGATGCCGTGGCGCGCGGTGCCGCGGCCGTGGCCTACGAGGCCGAAGGCGCACCGAAAATGACCGCGCACAGCGCCGAGCTGCTGCCGATCAAGGGCCTGGTCGGCCAGCTGTCGGCCATCGCCGGGCGCTTCTACGGTGAGCCGAGTCGTGCCCTGCGCCTGGTCGGCGTCACCGGCACCAACGGCAAGACCAGCGTCAGCCAGTTGCTGGCCCAGGCGCTGGACCAGCTCGGCGAGCCGTGCGGCATCGTCGGCACCCTCGGCACCGGTTTCTACGAGTCCCTGGAAAGTGGTCGTCACACCACACCCGATCCGGTGGCGGTGCAGGCCATCCTCGCCGACCTCAAACAGGCCGGTGCCCGCGCCATGGCCATGGAGGTTTCCTCCCACGGCCTGGAACAAGGCCGCGTGGCAGCGCTGGACTTCGACGTGGCGGTGTTCACCAACCTGTCGCGCGATCACCTCGACTATCACGGTTCGATGGAAGCCTACGGCGCGGCCAAGGCCAAGCTGTTCGCCTGGCCGGATCTGCGTTGCCGGGTGATCAACCTGGACGACGCCTTCGGTCGCCAGCTGGCCGCCGAGTCCCATGAGTCGCGCCTGATCAGCTACAGCCTGGATAATCGCGACGCCTACATCTATTGCCGCGAAGCCAGTTTTGATGACCACGGCGTGCGCGCGCGCCTGGTCACCCCGCAAGGCGAGGGCAACCTGCGCAGCCCGCTGCTCGGGCGCTTCAACCTGAGCAATCTGCTGGCGGTGGTCGGTGCATTGCTCGGCCTGAACTACCCGCTGGATGAAATTCTCGCCCTGCTGCCGCAACTGCAAGGCCCGGTCGGGCGCATGCAGCGTTTCGGTGGCGGCCAGCTGCCGCTGGTGGTGGTGGATTACGCGCACACTCCGGATGCCCTGGAAAAGGTTCTGGAAGCCTTGCGCCCGCATGTCACCGGTCGTCTGCTGTGCCTGTTCGGCTGTGGCGGTGATCGGGATAGCGGCAAGCGTCCGCTGATGGCTCAGGTAGCCGAGCGTCTGGCCGATGGTGTGCTGGTTACGGATGACAATCCGCGCACGGAAGACCCGGCGCAGATCGTCGCCGATATCCGCGCCGGTTTCGCCAAGCCCGAGCAGGTTGAATTCATTCACGGCCGTGGCCAGGCGATTGCCCAGCTGATCGCCGCCGCCAAGACCGGTGATGTCGTGGTGCTGGCCGGCAAGGGCCATGAGGATTACCAGGAGATCAACGGCGTGCGTCAGCCGTTCTCCGACCTGATCGAGACCACCAAGGCCCTGCAGGCCTGGGAGGTTGCCCATGCTTAA
- the rsmH gene encoding 16S rRNA (cytosine(1402)-N(4))-methyltransferase RsmH → MTNSFRHITVLLDEAVDGLAVRADGCYLDGTFGRGGHSRLILERLGPDGRLLGFDKDPLAIATGNALAAEDGRFVVVQRSFAELGAEVTVRGLAGQVAGILLDLGVSSPQLDDAERGFSFLNDGPLDMRMNPDAGLSAAEFIASASAEEIARVFKEYGEERFAKRMARAVVERRALKPFERTADLAAVLTEANPAWEKGKNPATRAFQGLRIYINNELGDLEQGLDAALESLAVGGRLVVISFHSLEDRIVKQFMRRHAKGEVDTLPRDLPIIPKAFEPRLKLHGKPQFASEAELKANPRSRSAVMRVAEKLR, encoded by the coding sequence ATGACCAATAGCTTCCGCCATATCACCGTGCTGCTCGACGAAGCCGTCGACGGCCTCGCCGTGCGTGCGGATGGCTGCTACCTGGATGGCACCTTCGGCAGAGGAGGGCACAGTCGGCTGATCCTCGAAAGGCTCGGGCCAGACGGTCGCCTGCTGGGTTTCGACAAGGACCCACTGGCGATTGCCACGGGAAATGCACTGGCGGCCGAAGACGGCCGCTTCGTCGTTGTGCAGCGCAGCTTTGCCGAGCTGGGTGCTGAAGTGACGGTGCGTGGTCTGGCCGGTCAGGTTGCTGGCATCCTGCTCGACCTCGGCGTGTCCTCGCCGCAGCTGGACGATGCCGAACGCGGCTTCAGCTTCCTCAATGACGGCCCGCTGGACATGCGCATGAACCCGGATGCCGGCCTCAGCGCCGCCGAGTTCATCGCCAGCGCCAGCGCCGAGGAAATCGCCCGGGTGTTCAAAGAATACGGCGAAGAGCGTTTCGCCAAGCGCATGGCCCGCGCCGTGGTCGAGCGCCGTGCGCTTAAGCCGTTTGAGCGTACCGCCGACCTGGCGGCCGTGCTCACCGAGGCCAATCCGGCCTGGGAGAAGGGCAAGAACCCGGCGACCCGAGCCTTCCAGGGCCTGCGCATCTATATCAACAACGAGCTGGGCGATCTCGAACAGGGCCTCGACGCCGCGCTGGAAAGCCTGGCCGTCGGTGGGCGCCTGGTGGTGATCAGCTTCCACTCGCTGGAAGACCGCATCGTCAAACAGTTCATGCGTCGTCACGCCAAGGGCGAGGTGGACACTCTGCCGCGCGACCTGCCGATCATCCCCAAGGCCTTCGAGCCACGCCTCAAGCTGCACGGCAAGCCGCAGTTCGCCTCCGAGGCCGAACTCAAGGCCAACCCGCGCTCGCGCAGTGCGGTCATGCGTGTGGCGGAGAAGCTGCGATGA
- the murG gene encoding undecaprenyldiphospho-muramoylpentapeptide beta-N-acetylglucosaminyltransferase, with protein MGANVLIMAGGTGGHVFPALACAREFTARGYNVHWLGTPRGIENELVPAAGLPLHLIDVSGLRGKSKLALLKAPFQLLRALWQARRIMRELQPVCVLGMGGYVTGPGGLAARMSGAPLIIQEQNAVAGTANRSLVPFASRVCEGFPNTFGNSAKRRTTGNPVREELFLETPRDSLSKRKPRLLVLGGSLGAEPLNKLLPAALAKVPAELRPQLFHQAGKQHAEITAERYRQVAVEAEVAPFIKDMAHAYAWADLVVCRAGALTISELAAAGLPSFLVPLPHAIDDHQTRNAEYLAKEGAAFLLPQHATDADTLAAQLIEVLMHPEKLLDMGRTARRLAKPDATRTVVETCLEVARG; from the coding sequence ATGGGCGCTAATGTGCTGATCATGGCCGGCGGCACCGGCGGCCACGTGTTCCCGGCGCTGGCTTGTGCCCGTGAGTTCACGGCGCGTGGCTACAACGTGCACTGGCTGGGTACTCCGCGCGGCATCGAGAATGAACTGGTGCCGGCGGCGGGCCTGCCGCTGCACCTGATCGACGTCAGCGGCCTGCGTGGCAAGAGCAAGCTGGCCCTGCTCAAGGCTCCGTTCCAGCTGCTGCGTGCCCTGTGGCAGGCGCGGCGGATCATGCGCGAGCTGCAGCCGGTGTGCGTGCTGGGCATGGGCGGCTATGTCACCGGCCCCGGCGGCCTGGCGGCGCGGATGAGTGGTGCGCCGCTGATCATCCAGGAGCAGAACGCCGTGGCCGGCACTGCCAACCGCAGCCTGGTGCCGTTCGCCAGCCGCGTCTGTGAAGGCTTCCCGAATACCTTCGGCAACAGTGCTAAGCGCCGCACCACCGGCAACCCGGTGCGCGAGGAACTGTTCCTGGAAACCCCGCGTGACTCGCTGAGCAAGCGCAAGCCGCGTCTGCTGGTGCTGGGCGGCAGCCTGGGCGCCGAGCCGCTGAACAAGCTGCTGCCGGCGGCACTGGCCAAGGTGCCGGCCGAGCTGCGTCCGCAACTGTTCCACCAGGCGGGCAAGCAACATGCCGAGATTACCGCGGAGCGTTATCGCCAGGTTGCGGTCGAAGCCGAGGTCGCGCCCTTCATCAAGGATATGGCCCATGCCTACGCCTGGGCCGACCTGGTGGTGTGCCGCGCCGGCGCGCTGACCATCAGCGAACTGGCTGCCGCTGGTCTGCCGTCCTTCCTGGTGCCGCTGCCGCACGCGATCGACGACCACCAGACCCGTAATGCCGAATACCTGGCGAAGGAGGGCGCGGCCTTCCTTCTCCCGCAACATGCGACTGACGCGGACACGCTTGCCGCGCAGCTGATCGAGGTTCTGATGCACCCTGAAAAACTCCTGGACATGGGCCGCACTGCGCGTCGCCTGGCCAAACCGGATGCCACCCGCACAGTGGTGGAAACCTGCCTGGAGGTGGCCCGTGGCTAA
- the murD gene encoding UDP-N-acetylmuramoyl-L-alanine--D-glutamate ligase: protein MSLIASDQFRIVVGLGKSGMSLVRFLAQQGVRFAVADTRANPPELATLQRDYPQVDVRCGELDVDFLCRASELYVSPGLAIATPALQAAAARGVKLSGDIELFARHAKAPIIAITGSNAKSTVTTLVGEMAAAAGKKVAVGGNLGTPALDLLNDDVELYVLELSSFQLETTDQLNAEVATCLNISEDHMDRYAGMPQYHLAKHRIFRGARQVVVNRDDALSRPLIADQLPCWEFGLGKPDFKRFGLIEEGGEKHLAFQFEALLPTSALKIRGAHNQSNALAALALGHAAGLPMAPMLATLQTFAGLAHRCQWVRELRGVSYYDDSKATNVGAALAAIEGLGADIAGKLVLIAGGDGKGADFSALKAPVARFCRAVVLLGRDAELIAAALGDAAPLVRVNSLDEAVQRCAELAETGDAVLLSPACASLDMFKNFEERGRLFAQAAEGLQ, encoded by the coding sequence GTGTCGCTGATCGCTTCCGACCAGTTCCGCATCGTTGTCGGCCTCGGCAAGAGCGGCATGTCCCTGGTGCGCTTCCTCGCGCAACAGGGCGTGCGCTTTGCCGTGGCGGATACGCGCGCGAACCCGCCGGAGCTGGCGACCCTGCAACGCGATTATCCGCAGGTGGATGTGCGCTGCGGCGAGCTGGACGTGGACTTCCTCTGCCGCGCCTCGGAGCTGTACGTCAGCCCGGGCCTGGCCATCGCCACCCCGGCGCTGCAGGCTGCGGCCGCGCGCGGGGTCAAGCTGTCCGGCGACATCGAATTGTTCGCCCGCCATGCCAAGGCGCCGATCATCGCTATCACCGGCTCCAACGCCAAAAGCACCGTGACCACCCTGGTCGGCGAGATGGCCGCGGCCGCCGGCAAGAAGGTCGCCGTCGGCGGCAACCTCGGCACCCCGGCGCTGGACCTGCTCAACGATGACGTCGAGCTGTATGTACTGGAGCTGTCCAGCTTCCAGCTGGAAACCACCGACCAGCTGAATGCCGAAGTGGCTACCTGCCTGAACATCAGCGAAGACCATATGGATCGCTATGCCGGCATGCCGCAGTACCACCTGGCCAAGCACCGCATCTTCCGTGGCGCGCGTCAGGTGGTGGTGAATCGTGACGACGCCCTGTCGCGTCCGCTGATCGCCGACCAGCTGCCCTGCTGGGAATTCGGCTTGGGCAAGCCCGACTTCAAGCGCTTCGGCCTGATCGAAGAGGGCGGCGAGAAGCACCTGGCCTTCCAGTTCGAGGCCCTGCTGCCGACTTCCGCGCTGAAGATCCGTGGCGCGCACAACCAGTCCAACGCCCTGGCGGCCCTGGCCCTGGGCCATGCTGCCGGCCTGCCGATGGCGCCGATGCTGGCGACCCTGCAGACCTTCGCCGGCCTGGCCCATCGTTGCCAGTGGGTTCGCGAGCTGCGTGGGGTGAGCTACTACGACGACTCCAAGGCCACCAACGTCGGCGCTGCCCTGGCTGCCATCGAAGGCCTGGGCGCCGATATCGCCGGCAAGCTGGTGCTGATCGCCGGTGGCGACGGCAAGGGTGCCGATTTCTCTGCCTTGAAAGCACCGGTGGCCCGGTTCTGCCGCGCCGTGGTGCTGCTCGGTCGTGATGCCGAGCTGATTGCCGCCGCCCTGGGTGATGCCGCGCCGCTGGTGCGGGTCAACAGCCTCGACGAAGCCGTGCAGCGCTGCGCCGAGCTGGCCGAAACCGGCGATGCCGTGCTGTTGTCGCCGGCCTGCGCCAGCCTGGACATGTTCAAGAACTTCGAAGAACGCGGGCGTCTGTTCGCCCAGGCCGCGGAGGGACTGCAGTGA
- the mraY gene encoding phospho-N-acetylmuramoyl-pentapeptide-transferase — translation MLLLLAEYLQQFYTGFGVFQYLTLRGILGVLTALALSLWLGPWMIRTLQIRQIGQSVRNDGPQSHLSKKGTPTMGGALILTAIAVSTLLWADLSNRYVWTVLAVTLLFGAIGWVDDYRKVIEKNSRGLPSRWKYFWQSVFGLGAAIFLYVTAQSPVETTLIVPVLKDVAIPLGVGFVLLTYFVIVGTSNAVNLTDGLDGLAILPTVMVGGALGIFCYLSGNVNFSDYLLIPYVPGAGELIVFCAALVGAGLGFLWFNTYPAQVFMGDVGALALGAALGTIAVIVRQEIVLFIMGGVFVMETLSVIIQVASFKLTGKRVFRMAPIHHHFELKGWPEPRVIVRFWIITVILVLIGLATLKLR, via the coding sequence ATGCTGCTGCTGCTGGCGGAGTACCTGCAACAGTTCTACACCGGTTTCGGTGTGTTCCAGTACCTGACCCTGCGCGGGATTCTCGGGGTGCTGACCGCCCTGGCCCTGTCGCTGTGGCTGGGGCCGTGGATGATCCGCACCCTGCAGATCCGTCAGATCGGCCAGTCGGTGCGCAACGACGGCCCGCAATCGCACCTGTCGAAGAAAGGCACGCCGACCATGGGTGGCGCGCTGATCCTCACCGCCATCGCCGTCAGCACCCTGCTCTGGGCCGACCTCTCCAACCGCTACGTGTGGACGGTGCTGGCCGTGACCCTGCTGTTCGGCGCCATCGGCTGGGTCGACGACTACCGCAAGGTGATCGAGAAGAACTCCCGTGGTCTGCCGAGCCGCTGGAAGTATTTCTGGCAATCGGTATTCGGCCTGGGCGCGGCGATCTTCCTTTATGTGACCGCGCAGAGTCCGGTGGAAACCACCCTGATCGTGCCGGTACTGAAGGACGTCGCCATTCCTCTGGGCGTGGGCTTCGTACTGCTGACCTACTTCGTCATCGTCGGCACCAGCAACGCGGTCAACCTGACCGACGGCCTCGATGGCCTGGCCATTCTGCCGACCGTGATGGTTGGCGGCGCGCTGGGGATTTTCTGCTACCTGTCGGGCAACGTGAATTTCTCCGATTACCTGCTGATTCCTTATGTGCCGGGTGCCGGCGAGCTGATCGTGTTCTGCGCCGCGCTGGTCGGTGCCGGCCTCGGTTTCCTCTGGTTCAACACCTACCCGGCCCAGGTCTTCATGGGTGACGTCGGTGCGCTGGCGCTGGGCGCCGCACTGGGCACCATCGCCGTGATCGTCCGTCAGGAAATCGTGCTGTTCATCATGGGTGGCGTGTTCGTCATGGAAACCCTGTCGGTGATCATCCAGGTCGCCAGCTTCAAGCTGACCGGCAAGCGCGTGTTCCGCATGGCGCCGATCCACCACCACTTTGAATTGAAAGGCTGGCCCGAGCCCCGGGTGATCGTGCGCTTCTGGATCATCACGGTGATCCTCGTGCTGATCGGCCTTGCCACCCTGAAACTGAGGTAA
- a CDS encoding peptidoglycan D,D-transpeptidase FtsI family protein — protein MIGLEGALYPWRFRLVLALLALMVGAIAWRIIDLHVIDHDFLQAHGDARSVRHIPIPAHRGLITDRNGEPLAVSTPVTTLWANGKELAKAPARWADLAAALGQEPKAFAQRLQQASSREFMYLVRGLTPEQGQAILDLKVPGVYGLEEFRRFYPAGEVTAHVIGFTDVDDRGREGMELAFDEWLAGVPGKRQVLKDRRGRLIKDVQVAQNAKAGKALALSIDLRLQYLAHRELRNALVENGAKAGSLVIIDVKTGEVLAMANQPTYNPNNRRSLDPAAMRNRAMIDVFEPGSTVKPLSMSAALQSGRWKPENIVEVWPGSLQIGRYTIKDVSKTQGRELDLTGILINSSNVGMSKIAFDIGGESIYTMMQQLGLGQDTGLGFPGERVGELPNHRKWPKAETATLSYGYGLSVTAVQLVHAYAVLANNGVSVPLTMTRADRIPDGVQVMSADVAKTMQGMLQQVIEAPRGVFRAQVPGYHVSGKSGTARKASVGTKGYTANAYRSMFAGFAPSSNPRIAMVVVIDEPSKAGYFGGLVSAPVFSRVMAGSLRLMNITPDNLPPPVAPTPVAPQTADAGSSNGGRI, from the coding sequence ATGATCGGCCTCGAAGGCGCCCTCTATCCCTGGCGCTTCCGCCTGGTGCTGGCGCTGCTGGCGCTGATGGTGGGTGCCATCGCCTGGCGCATCATCGACCTGCATGTGATCGATCACGATTTCCTCCAGGCCCATGGCGACGCGCGCAGCGTGCGCCACATCCCGATCCCGGCCCATCGCGGCCTGATCACCGATCGCAATGGCGAACCGCTGGCGGTCAGTACGCCGGTCACCACCCTGTGGGCCAACGGCAAGGAACTGGCCAAGGCGCCGGCGCGCTGGGCCGATCTGGCCGCCGCCCTGGGTCAGGAGCCGAAAGCCTTTGCCCAGCGTCTGCAGCAGGCCAGCTCGCGCGAGTTCATGTACCTGGTGCGCGGCCTGACCCCGGAGCAGGGCCAGGCCATTCTCGATCTCAAGGTGCCGGGCGTGTATGGCCTGGAAGAGTTCCGCCGTTTCTACCCGGCCGGCGAAGTGACCGCCCACGTGATCGGCTTCACCGACGTCGATGACCGTGGCCGCGAGGGCATGGAACTGGCGTTCGACGAGTGGCTGGCCGGTGTGCCGGGCAAGCGCCAGGTGCTCAAGGATCGCCGTGGTCGCCTGATCAAGGACGTCCAGGTTGCCCAGAACGCCAAGGCCGGCAAGGCCCTGGCGCTGTCCATCGACCTGCGCCTGCAGTACCTGGCCCACCGCGAGCTGCGCAATGCGCTGGTCGAGAACGGTGCCAAGGCCGGCAGCCTGGTGATCATCGATGTGAAGACCGGCGAAGTGCTGGCCATGGCCAACCAGCCGACCTACAACCCGAACAACCGCCGCAGCCTGGATCCGGCGGCCATGCGCAATCGCGCCATGATCGACGTGTTCGAGCCAGGCTCCACGGTCAAGCCGCTGTCGATGAGCGCCGCCCTGCAGAGCGGGCGCTGGAAGCCGGAAAACATTGTCGAAGTCTGGCCCGGCTCCCTGCAGATCGGTCGCTACACCATCAAGGACGTGTCCAAGACCCAGGGCCGCGAACTCGATCTGACCGGCATCCTGATCAATTCCAGCAACGTCGGCATGAGCAAGATCGCCTTCGACATCGGCGGCGAGTCCATCTACACCATGATGCAGCAGCTCGGCCTCGGCCAGGACACCGGCCTGGGCTTCCCCGGCGAGCGCGTCGGCGAGCTGCCCAATCACCGCAAGTGGCCGAAGGCGGAAACCGCCACCCTGTCCTATGGCTACGGCCTGTCGGTGACCGCGGTGCAACTGGTGCATGCCTATGCCGTGCTGGCCAACAACGGTGTCAGCGTGCCGCTGACCATGACCCGCGCCGACCGTATTCCCGATGGCGTGCAGGTGATGTCGGCGGACGTGGCGAAAACCATGCAAGGCATGCTGCAGCAGGTGATCGAAGCGCCGCGCGGTGTGTTCCGCGCCCAGGTCCCCGGTTACCACGTGTCCGGCAAGAGCGGCACGGCGCGCAAGGCCAGCGTCGGAACCAAGGGCTACACGGCTAACGCCTATCGCTCGATGTTTGCCGGCTTCGCGCCGAGCAGCAACCCGCGCATCGCCATGGTTGTGGTAATCGACGAGCCGAGCAAGGCCGGCTACTTCGGTGGCCTGGTCTCCGCACCGGTGTTCAGCCGGGTCATGGCCGGCTCCCTGCGCCTGATGAACATTACTCCGGACAACCTGCCGCCGCCGGTCGCGCCAACTCCCGTCGCGCCACAAACCGCCGATGCTGGCAGCAGCAATGGAGGGCGCATCTGA
- a CDS encoding UDP-N-acetylmuramoyl-tripeptide--D-alanyl-D-alanine ligase, translating to MLKPLLLSEVAPALRARVLGADVAFSAVSTDSRKIEAGQLFVALSGPNFDGHDYLAEVAGKGAVAALVEREVAGVDLPQLIVNDSRVGLGRLGALNRSAFSQPLAAVTGSSGKTTVKEMLASILRAGLQGPVLATRGNLNNDLGAPLTLLELAPEHVGAVIELGANHVGEIAYTVSLTRPHVAIITNAGTAHVGEFGGPDKIIEAKGEIIEGLAADGIAVLNRDDKAFAIWQARAGGRAVLSFALHDSRADFHAAELARDARGCMAFTLSSPAGSARIQLNLLGNHNVANALAAAAAAHALGVPLVGIQAGLESLQPVKGRAVAQLATNGARVIDDTYNANPISMCAAVDILAAFSGRTVLVLGDMGELGEWAEQGHRDVGAYAAGKVSALYAVGPLMAHAVKAFGTQGQHFADQASLIAALRCESGDTTILIKGSRSAAMEKVVAALCASGEAH from the coding sequence ATGCTTAAGCCGTTGCTGCTCAGTGAAGTGGCACCAGCCCTGCGTGCGCGTGTGCTGGGTGCCGATGTGGCGTTCTCCGCAGTCTCTACCGACAGCCGCAAGATCGAAGCGGGCCAGCTGTTTGTCGCCCTGAGCGGGCCGAACTTCGATGGCCACGATTACCTGGCCGAGGTTGCCGGCAAAGGCGCGGTAGCGGCACTGGTCGAACGCGAAGTGGCGGGCGTTGATCTGCCGCAGCTGATCGTCAATGACAGCCGCGTCGGCCTGGGCCGTCTCGGTGCGCTGAATCGCAGTGCCTTCTCCCAGCCTCTGGCCGCCGTGACCGGTTCCAGTGGCAAGACCACGGTCAAGGAAATGCTCGCCAGCATCCTGCGCGCCGGCCTGCAAGGCCCGGTGCTGGCCACCCGTGGCAACCTGAACAATGATCTTGGCGCGCCGCTGACCCTGCTGGAGCTGGCGCCGGAGCATGTCGGTGCGGTGATCGAGCTGGGTGCCAACCACGTCGGCGAGATCGCCTACACCGTCAGCCTGACCCGCCCGCACGTGGCGATCATCACCAATGCCGGTACCGCCCATGTCGGCGAGTTCGGTGGCCCGGACAAGATCATCGAAGCCAAGGGCGAGATTATCGAAGGCCTGGCCGCCGATGGCATCGCCGTGCTCAACCGTGACGACAAGGCCTTCGCCATCTGGCAGGCCCGCGCCGGAGGCCGTGCGGTGCTGAGCTTCGCCCTGCATGACAGCCGTGCCGACTTCCATGCCGCCGAGCTGGCCCGCGATGCCCGCGGCTGCATGGCTTTCACCCTGAGCAGCCCGGCGGGCAGCGCGCGCATTCAGCTCAACCTGCTGGGCAACCACAACGTGGCCAACGCCCTGGCCGCCGCTGCCGCCGCGCATGCCCTGGGTGTGCCGCTGGTCGGGATCCAGGCCGGGCTGGAAAGCCTGCAGCCGGTCAAAGGCCGCGCCGTTGCTCAGCTGGCGACGAACGGTGCGCGAGTGATCGACGACACCTACAACGCCAACCCGATTTCGATGTGCGCCGCCGTTGATATACTCGCCGCCTTCTCCGGTCGCACCGTTCTGGTGCTTGGGGATATGGGCGAGTTGGGCGAGTGGGCCGAGCAAGGCCATCGCGATGTCGGCGCTTATGCCGCCGGCAAGGTCAGCGCGCTGTATGCCGTGGGCCCGCTGATGGCCCATGCCGTCAAGGCATTCGGTACGCAAGGACAGCACTTCGCCGATCAAGCCAGCTTGATCGCGGCACTTCGCTGCGAATCGGGCGACACCACCATTCTAATTAAAGGTTCGCGCAGCGCGGCGATGGAAAAAGTCGTCGCGGCTCTCTGTGCATCGGGGGAGGCTCACTAA
- the ftsW gene encoding putative lipid II flippase FtsW — MLAQLLAAPSPLNTRRGIDLDFPLLAGCLALLGLGLVMITSASSEVAAALSGNPLYHMVRHLIYLLIGLAAAFATLLVPMAMWQRFSGALLLIAFVLLILVLLPGIGREVNGAKRWIGFGLFNLQPSELAKLFTVMFIAAYLVRRQEEVREKLTGFLKPMLVLGPMAALLLAEPDFGATVVLVGAAIAMLFLGGINLLRFIPLAAGVLALGALVMTSQAYRLQRLTNFVDPWADQYGAGYQLSQALIAFGRGEWFGVGLGNSIQKQFYLPEAHTDFVFAVLAEELGMIGALLTVALFVFVSVRALYIGLWAEKAKQFFAAYVAYGLAFLWIGQVLINIGVNVGLLPTKGLTLPFLSYGGSSLVICCVSLALLLRIEWERRTSLGSEEFEFSEADFFDGQSAEEVRHGR; from the coding sequence ATGCTTGCGCAACTGCTCGCCGCACCGTCGCCACTGAATACCCGTCGCGGTATCGACCTCGACTTCCCGTTGCTGGCCGGCTGCCTGGCACTGCTCGGTCTGGGGCTGGTGATGATCACCTCGGCCTCCTCGGAAGTCGCCGCGGCGCTGTCCGGCAACCCGCTGTACCACATGGTGCGTCACCTGATTTATCTGCTAATCGGCCTGGCCGCTGCGTTTGCCACGCTGCTGGTGCCCATGGCGATGTGGCAGCGTTTCAGTGGCGCGCTGCTGCTGATCGCCTTCGTTCTGCTGATCCTGGTGCTGTTGCCGGGCATCGGCCGTGAGGTCAACGGCGCCAAGCGCTGGATCGGCTTCGGCCTGTTCAACCTGCAGCCCTCCGAGCTGGCCAAGCTGTTCACCGTGATGTTCATTGCCGCCTACCTGGTGCGGCGCCAGGAAGAAGTGCGTGAGAAGCTCACCGGCTTCCTCAAGCCGATGCTGGTGTTGGGGCCGATGGCCGCCTTGCTGCTGGCCGAACCGGACTTCGGCGCCACCGTGGTACTGGTCGGTGCCGCGATTGCCATGCTGTTCCTCGGCGGCATCAACCTGCTGCGCTTCATCCCGCTGGCCGCCGGTGTACTGGCGCTGGGGGCGCTGGTGATGACCAGCCAGGCCTATCGCCTGCAGCGCCTGACCAACTTCGTCGATCCCTGGGCCGACCAGTACGGCGCCGGTTATCAGCTGAGCCAGGCGCTGATCGCCTTCGGCCGTGGCGAATGGTTCGGTGTCGGCCTGGGCAACAGCATCCAGAAGCAGTTCTACCTGCCGGAAGCGCATACCGACTTCGTCTTCGCCGTACTCGCCGAAGAGCTGGGTATGATCGGCGCGCTGCTGACCGTGGCACTGTTCGTCTTCGTCAGCGTGCGTGCCCTGTATATCGGTCTGTGGGCGGAGAAGGCCAAGCAGTTCTTCGCCGCCTATGTGGCCTACGGTCTGGCCTTCCTGTGGATCGGCCAGGTGCTGATCAATATCGGGGTGAACGTCGGCCTGCTGCCGACCAAGGGCCTGACTTTGCCGTTCCTCAGCTACGGCGGCAGCTCCCTGGTGATCTGCTGCGTCAGCCTGGCGCTGCTCCTGCGCATCGAGTGGGAACGACGTACCTCGCTGGGCAGCGAGGAGTTCGAGTTCAGCGAGGCCGACTTCTTCGATGGCCAGAGCGCCGAGGAGGTCCGTCATGGGCGCTAA
- the ftsL gene encoding cell division protein FtsL, protein MSRLFAKPMPPGSLLLLMLFISVLLSAIAVSYSAHWNRQLLNALYAELSVRDKAQAEWGRLILEQSTWTAHNRIETLASEQLHMRIPQAAEVQMVAP, encoded by the coding sequence ATGAGCCGCCTGTTCGCCAAGCCCATGCCGCCAGGCAGCCTGTTGCTGCTGATGCTGTTTATCAGCGTGCTGCTGTCGGCGATTGCCGTGTCCTACAGCGCGCACTGGAACCGTCAGCTGCTCAACGCCCTGTACGCCGAACTCAGCGTGCGCGACAAGGCGCAGGCCGAGTGGGGTCGGCTGATCCTCGAGCAGAGCACCTGGACCGCGCACAACCGCATCGAGACGCTGGCCAGCGAGCAGCTGCACATGCGCATCCCGCAGGCCGCCGAAGTACAGATGGTGGCGCCATGA